A single region of the Biomaibacter acetigenes genome encodes:
- a CDS encoding amino acid ABC transporter substrate-binding protein: MKKIFSLILVLFFIAAVVAGCGQKAADTSGANTSNQAAQNNQNQTAESNNSGNGAANTGSDDSLERVKKAGKITIGIDDAFPPLEFRDDKNQLVGYDIDLSREAAKRLGVEAEWIPTEWNGVILALNSKKFDIIWSGMSMTADRAKQVEFSPAYLNEAQVVVVKANDDSVKTQDDLKGKIVGTQLGSTSEEAANKIEGLKELKKYSKFTEAFLDLANNRTQAIVVDELVGRYYMTKRPNEFKVAFPLVKEPIGIAFRKEDKALREALVKVLEEMKQDGTMAQISKKWFGEDISTLEDIKF; this comes from the coding sequence TTGAAGAAAATATTTTCTCTTATTCTGGTTCTATTTTTTATTGCAGCAGTTGTAGCAGGATGCGGACAGAAAGCTGCGGACACTTCCGGGGCAAACACATCAAATCAGGCAGCCCAAAATAATCAAAACCAAACCGCCGAATCCAACAATTCCGGAAATGGCGCCGCCAATACAGGTTCGGACGATTCCCTGGAAAGGGTCAAGAAAGCCGGCAAGATAACCATAGGAATCGATGATGCTTTCCCGCCGCTGGAATTCCGGGATGACAAAAATCAGCTGGTGGGCTATGATATCGACCTTTCAAGAGAAGCCGCAAAAAGGCTGGGAGTTGAAGCAGAGTGGATACCCACCGAATGGAATGGGGTTATCCTCGCCTTGAACTCAAAGAAGTTTGACATAATCTGGTCCGGTATGAGCATGACCGCCGACAGGGCAAAACAGGTGGAATTTTCTCCAGCTTACCTGAATGAAGCCCAGGTGGTGGTGGTAAAGGCCAATGATGACTCCGTAAAGACCCAGGATGATTTAAAGGGCAAAATCGTGGGCACCCAGCTTGGCAGCACCAGTGAGGAAGCCGCCAACAAGATTGAAGGCCTGAAAGAACTCAAGAAATACTCTAAATTCACCGAGGCCTTCCTTGACCTGGCCAACAACAGGACCCAGGCCATAGTGGTGGACGAACTGGTAGGGCGCTACTACATGACCAAGAGGCCCAATGAATTTAAGGTAGCCTTCCCCCTGGTAAAAGAACCCATAGGCATAGCCTTCCGCAAAGAGGATAAGGCCTTGAGGGAAGCCCTGGTCAAGGTCCTTGAGGAAATGAAGCAGGACGGCACCATGGCTCAGATTTCCAAGAAATGGTTTGGAGAGGATATATCCACTCTTGAAGATATAAAATTTTAA
- a CDS encoding amino acid ABC transporter permease yields the protein MDFVYMRNLVPILGLGAVTTVELTILSVVFGTFLGLILALMKISSNMFFSRIAGFYIYVMRGTPLLLQLFAIYYGGPSLGINLPPFVAAVLGMSLNSAAYVAEIIRAGIQSIDKGQMEAARALGMTYGQAMRRVILPQAYRRLIPPMGNEFIALLKDSSLVSTIAMVELMRVAQQMYANSFKPIEVFTLAGIYYLLLTSVFTVVFGKMERRFSVYE from the coding sequence ATGGATTTCGTATACATGAGAAATTTGGTCCCGATCCTGGGGCTGGGAGCCGTGACCACCGTTGAGCTTACCATCCTCTCGGTGGTTTTCGGGACTTTTTTGGGACTCATACTGGCTCTTATGAAAATTTCTTCCAACATGTTTTTTTCCAGAATAGCGGGGTTTTATATCTATGTGATGAGGGGAACGCCACTGCTTTTGCAGCTCTTTGCCATCTATTACGGCGGACCGTCTTTAGGCATTAATCTACCTCCCTTCGTGGCGGCGGTTTTGGGCATGAGCCTCAATTCTGCAGCCTATGTAGCGGAAATAATCAGAGCAGGCATTCAATCCATAGACAAAGGCCAGATGGAGGCGGCCAGGGCCCTGGGCATGACCTACGGTCAGGCCATGAGAAGGGTGATACTGCCTCAAGCTTACCGGCGGCTCATCCCCCCTATGGGAAACGAGTTTATTGCCCTTTTAAAGGATTCTTCCCTGGTTTCCACCATCGCCATGGTAGAGCTCATGCGGGTAGCCCAGCAGATGTACGCCAATTCCTTCAAACCCATAGAAGTATTCACCCTGGCGGGTATTTATTATCTTCTTCTTACATCGGTTTTCACGGTGGTTTTCGGTAAGATGGAGAGGAGGTTCTCAGTATATGAGTAA
- a CDS encoding amino acid ABC transporter ATP-binding protein, producing MIFIENLQKSFGNLKVLDNINLAVSPGEVVVIIGPSGSGKSTLLRCIKYLENPESGRIFVEGQPLEPKNKSFRALQQEIGMVFQHFNLFPHMTALENVMEGPITVKKMRREEAKRIAMDLLGKVGLADKRDEYPSRLSGGQKQRVAIARALAMQPKVMLFDEPTSALDPELVGEVLSVMKGLARDGMTMMVVTHEMGFAREVADRVVFMDDGRILEEDVPLNIFKAPRHERTKSFLEKIIA from the coding sequence ATGATTTTTATAGAAAATCTGCAAAAATCTTTCGGGAATTTAAAAGTGCTGGATAACATAAACCTTGCGGTATCGCCCGGTGAAGTGGTGGTTATCATCGGCCCCAGCGGTTCCGGCAAGAGCACCCTTTTGAGGTGTATCAAGTATCTTGAGAATCCGGAAAGCGGCAGGATCTTTGTGGAAGGTCAGCCCCTGGAGCCCAAAAATAAATCTTTCAGGGCGCTGCAGCAGGAAATAGGCATGGTGTTCCAGCATTTCAACCTGTTCCCCCACATGACGGCGCTGGAAAATGTTATGGAAGGTCCGATAACTGTAAAGAAGATGCGCCGGGAAGAGGCTAAAAGAATCGCTATGGACCTTCTGGGCAAGGTGGGTCTGGCGGATAAAAGGGATGAATACCCCTCCCGCCTTTCCGGTGGCCAGAAGCAGCGGGTGGCCATTGCCAGGGCCCTGGCCATGCAGCCCAAAGTGATGCTATTTGACGAGCCCACATCGGCCCTGGACCCGGAGCTGGTGGGAGAGGTGCTCTCGGTCATGAAAGGCCTGGCAAGAGACGGCATGACCATGATGGTGGTCACTCACGAGATGGGCTTTGCTAGGGAAGTGGCCGACCGGGTGGTGTTCATGGACGACGGCAGGATACTGGAGGAAGATGTGCCCCTCAATATCTTCAAAGCTCCCAGGCACGAGCGTACAAAAAGCTTTCTGGAAAAGATAATAGCATAA
- a CDS encoding ZIP family metal transporter, giving the protein MSGIRLFFWKNIFDNIHNFPEGLAVGVGGFSKEALSLTFAIGIQNVLEGLAVAASLIAARYGVGYASRVAFLTGLVESFGAIVGVTMVNFSVAFLPYAL; this is encoded by the coding sequence TTGAGTGGCATTAGGCTATTTTTTTGGAAAAATATATTTGACAACATACATAATTTTCCGGAAGGACTTGCCGTTGGCGTGGGAGGTTTTTCAAAGGAAGCGCTGTCGCTGACTTTTGCCATAGGTATACAAAATGTTCTGGAAGGTTTGGCTGTGGCGGCAAGCCTCATAGCGGCCCGTTACGGGGTCGGTTACGCGTCAAGGGTGGCATTTCTGACAGGACTTGTGGAGTCTTTTGGGGCTATTGTAGGAGTTACCATGGTAAATTTTTCTGTGGCATTTTTGCCCTACGCTCTGTGA
- a CDS encoding spore germination protein, with protein sequence MFGKIKNRKKPMRQGSNGKNDSLETVEPIPKSIEAVKVRLQEIFSECSDFMLREIVCGTDSSIKILVAYINGFVDKRVLNQDVIRPVLDNFSNEKSRVKGNRISEILKESIVNNNDIKEAGYMQQAVDNILSGEALLFIDGEDKALIIGVKAPQGRRVEEPDTEVSLRGPREGFVENLLTNTTLIRKRIKNPNLKLEMMQLGEQTKTDICICYIKGIANEQIVQEVRNRLKKIKTDAILDSGYIEQFISDSRLSLFPTVGCSEKCDKLAGKLLEGRVAIFCDGTPYVLTVPYLFIETIQASEDYYDHAFFATFMRLLRLLALLISNLLTGLYVAMVAFHHTVIPFKLMITIAASRQGIPFSPFTEAVLMTLTFELLREAGVRMPRPIGQSLSIVGAIVLGEAAVAAGIASNIMVIIIAITAICSFVVPPLIRATMLLRFVFLAAANFLGFLGLSFAIVAVFIHLCGLRSFGVPYMAPFSPLTAPDLKDSLVVVPIWAMITRPRILRTESGHDAAGIKRQEVRFKR encoded by the coding sequence ATGTTTGGAAAAATAAAAAACCGCAAAAAGCCCATGAGGCAAGGCTCAAATGGTAAAAATGATAGTCTGGAAACGGTTGAACCCATACCGAAATCAATAGAAGCAGTAAAAGTTCGACTTCAAGAAATATTTTCCGAGTGCAGCGATTTTATGCTTCGGGAGATTGTATGTGGTACAGATAGCTCGATTAAGATATTGGTAGCATATATTAATGGCTTTGTTGACAAAAGAGTTTTAAACCAGGATGTAATCCGCCCAGTCCTGGACAATTTTTCAAATGAAAAATCCCGGGTGAAAGGGAACCGCATATCTGAAATACTCAAAGAAAGTATCGTCAACAACAATGATATTAAGGAAGCAGGATATATGCAGCAGGCGGTGGACAATATTTTATCAGGGGAAGCTTTGCTTTTTATCGATGGGGAAGACAAGGCATTAATCATTGGTGTCAAAGCGCCGCAGGGCAGGCGGGTAGAAGAACCTGATACTGAAGTATCCTTGCGGGGCCCGAGGGAAGGTTTTGTTGAAAACCTGCTCACAAACACTACACTCATCCGTAAAAGGATAAAAAACCCGAACCTGAAGCTGGAAATGATGCAGCTGGGGGAACAGACCAAAACCGATATCTGTATTTGTTACATCAAGGGCATTGCCAATGAACAGATTGTCCAGGAGGTAAGGAACAGGCTCAAAAAAATCAAGACCGATGCCATTCTGGATTCTGGATATATCGAGCAGTTTATTTCCGACAGCCGCCTGTCCCTTTTCCCCACTGTGGGATGCAGCGAAAAATGCGACAAACTGGCAGGCAAGCTGTTGGAAGGAAGAGTGGCCATATTTTGTGACGGGACCCCTTATGTCCTGACAGTCCCCTATCTTTTTATAGAGACTATACAGGCTTCCGAAGATTATTACGACCACGCTTTTTTTGCAACCTTTATGCGGCTCCTCCGTTTGCTTGCCCTGCTGATATCGAATTTGCTTACAGGCCTGTATGTGGCAATGGTTGCCTTTCACCATACGGTAATCCCGTTCAAGTTGATGATTACCATAGCGGCTTCAAGGCAGGGGATTCCTTTTTCCCCGTTTACAGAAGCGGTATTAATGACATTAACCTTTGAACTGCTCCGTGAAGCAGGTGTTCGTATGCCAAGGCCTATAGGCCAGTCATTGAGCATTGTGGGAGCCATTGTGCTGGGGGAGGCGGCGGTTGCGGCTGGTATTGCCAGTAACATTATGGTGATAATTATCGCCATTACCGCTATATGCAGTTTTGTCGTCCCGCCGCTGATCAGGGCGACCATGTTGCTGCGCTTTGTGTTCCTGGCTGCGGCAAATTTTCTAGGTTTTCTTGGCTTATCTTTTGCGATTGTGGCAGTTTTCATACACCTTTGCGGGCTGCGCTCCTTCGGTGTGCCCTACATGGCTCCTTTTTCTCCGCTTACGGCTCCTGACCTGAAGGACTCCCTGGTTGTAGTGCCCATCTGGGCGATGATTACAAGGCCGAGGATATTACGGACTGAAAGCGGCCATGATGCAGCGGGGATAAAACGGCAGGAGGTGCGGTTTAAACGGTGA
- a CDS encoding Ger(x)C family spore germination protein: MRRKVKLFRITAMLAVLCLVLLILSGCWNNRDLSELNMVTALGIERSEDGKVLVTVQVVEPAAIQSTTSGKGKGGGEQPKPVFTVSYKGETVFDALRSMLSQVDKRLFLSTTQVLILGERLSKDGIVGVLDFFQRDHEVEYEMDVLVAKDTTPTELLQIENDIDPIPAVYIKKTVENTVSRAKVKRTMLIDLIKDIGNSGRQPVIGQITKAGEKVVRTEGAAAFKDGKLVGWLGPYATRGFLFATDKVKSAIVNIPADDGKISMEIIRSKGKVDVKFENGNPALLTVQISLEANVGEYEGEGKLASPDALHKLEEILGEEIKKEIGIAIKLAQKEYSSDIFGFGEQIHKYHPQYWKKVENNWDDVFSNLPVEIKVDAKVRRTGVIKDPIKKD; encoded by the coding sequence ATGCGCAGGAAGGTTAAACTATTTAGAATAACCGCCATGCTTGCCGTTTTGTGCTTGGTACTTTTAATTCTGTCTGGCTGCTGGAACAACAGGGATTTGTCTGAACTCAACATGGTGACGGCGCTGGGAATAGAAAGGTCTGAAGATGGAAAAGTACTCGTTACTGTCCAGGTGGTGGAACCCGCCGCTATCCAGTCTACTACTTCAGGAAAAGGGAAAGGAGGCGGTGAGCAGCCGAAGCCCGTATTTACTGTATCATACAAAGGTGAGACAGTTTTTGACGCTTTAAGGAGCATGCTGTCTCAAGTTGACAAAAGGCTATTTTTAAGCACGACCCAGGTTTTGATCCTGGGCGAAAGGCTTTCAAAAGACGGGATTGTTGGAGTGCTGGACTTTTTCCAGCGGGACCATGAAGTGGAATACGAAATGGATGTCCTTGTCGCAAAGGATACCACACCGACAGAACTTCTGCAAATAGAAAACGATATAGATCCAATTCCTGCCGTATATATAAAGAAAACTGTAGAAAATACGGTTTCAAGGGCAAAGGTAAAACGGACAATGCTAATTGACCTAATAAAAGATATAGGCAATAGCGGCAGGCAACCCGTCATCGGTCAGATAACAAAGGCAGGTGAAAAAGTAGTCAGGACGGAAGGGGCAGCAGCCTTTAAAGATGGAAAGCTGGTAGGTTGGCTTGGACCGTATGCAACACGGGGATTTTTGTTTGCCACAGATAAAGTAAAAAGCGCCATCGTCAATATACCCGCTGATGACGGTAAAATATCCATGGAAATAATAAGATCAAAGGGAAAAGTTGATGTAAAATTTGAAAATGGAAACCCGGCTTTGTTGACTGTCCAGATAAGCCTGGAGGCAAATGTGGGGGAATACGAAGGAGAAGGAAAATTGGCTTCCCCTGATGCCCTGCATAAGCTGGAGGAAATTTTAGGGGAGGAAATAAAGAAAGAAATAGGTATAGCAATAAAACTGGCACAAAAGGAATATTCAAGCGATATTTTCGGTTTTGGAGAACAGATACATAAATACCATCCGCAGTACTGGAAAAAGGTAGAGAATAACTGGGACGATGTTTTCAGCAATCTGCCAGTAGAAATTAAAGTGGATGCCAAAGTAAGGCGGACAGGGGTTATAAAAGACCCGATTAAGAAGGATTGA
- a CDS encoding GerAB/ArcD/ProY family transporter — protein sequence MENTKISSIQLFLLNIGFLYGSTVILSPAISARNDAWLAVILGGLGGALLVWMYASIALLNPTKTLVGILKDRFGKYIGTLIAILYIWYFIHLASLVFRNFGEFIATVTFPETPMVVVIAIFAALVLYGVNSGIEVMSRLSELFVPFIPVTALITSLSLITTRDITAFLPLLEDGLAPVLNAALGFVTFPFGETIVFLMVFPHLNKKENLKKITAFSVIVFIVLSLLIFFRCITVLGQDLLYRAAFSPHLTALLIPGANVEPLIDINLLIGGGIKISICIYAAAKALSQVFGIGDYRKLVTAVTTFSVVLSVWVYENQLEMFEWAQKVWPYYSIPFQVVIPFILIILSLKKGKIMTGNY from the coding sequence ATGGAGAACACCAAAATATCCAGTATACAATTATTCCTGCTTAATATAGGGTTTCTTTACGGCAGCACTGTTATATTAAGCCCTGCGATAAGTGCGAGAAATGATGCCTGGCTAGCTGTCATCCTTGGAGGGCTGGGAGGAGCTTTGCTTGTATGGATGTATGCGTCCATTGCGTTATTGAACCCTACAAAAACACTGGTAGGAATTCTAAAGGACAGGTTTGGGAAGTATATCGGAACTTTGATTGCCATCCTGTACATATGGTATTTTATTCATCTGGCTTCCCTTGTGTTCAGGAACTTCGGCGAGTTTATAGCCACTGTGACTTTTCCCGAAACTCCTATGGTGGTAGTTATAGCGATTTTTGCGGCTCTGGTGCTTTACGGGGTAAACAGCGGGATAGAGGTTATGAGCAGGTTAAGCGAATTGTTTGTCCCTTTTATACCTGTCACAGCCCTTATTACCAGCCTGTCCCTTATAACCACCCGTGATATTACAGCTTTCCTTCCGCTTCTGGAAGACGGGCTGGCACCTGTATTAAATGCAGCCCTGGGATTTGTAACATTTCCTTTCGGGGAAACAATTGTATTTTTAATGGTCTTTCCCCATTTGAATAAAAAAGAAAACCTGAAGAAAATCACAGCTTTTTCGGTTATTGTATTTATTGTGTTAAGCCTTTTGATTTTTTTCAGGTGTATAACAGTTTTAGGCCAAGACCTGCTATACCGTGCTGCTTTTTCGCCGCATTTAACGGCTCTACTAATACCGGGAGCCAATGTAGAACCGCTCATTGATATAAACCTGCTTATCGGTGGGGGGATAAAGATTTCCATCTGCATATATGCGGCAGCGAAGGCTTTAAGCCAGGTGTTCGGGATTGGCGATTACAGGAAATTGGTTACGGCAGTAACAACATTTAGTGTAGTCCTTTCGGTTTGGGTATATGAAAACCAGCTTGAGATGTTTGAATGGGCACAAAAAGTCTGGCCGTACTATTCTATTCCTTTCCAGGTTGTGATTCCTTTCATACTTATTATTTTATCACTAAAAAAGGGAAAAATAATGACAGGCAATTATTAA
- a CDS encoding helix-turn-helix domain-containing protein, which translates to MEKNVEIDNKAIGQRIREERGKLGLTREEFAEIIGLSDYYVGQLERGERQMSLPVLVRVANCLHVSLDYLIFGKTAYHAYYVHDARNTYDTFDSKKDIELNELLNKCSPKELDLVKKLIKTILPYVGKN; encoded by the coding sequence GTGGAGAAAAATGTGGAGATAGATAACAAGGCAATCGGGCAGAGAATACGGGAAGAAAGGGGAAAACTCGGACTTACGCGGGAGGAGTTTGCAGAAATCATAGGACTTTCTGACTACTATGTGGGGCAATTGGAGCGGGGAGAGAGGCAAATGAGTCTCCCCGTTTTGGTTAGAGTCGCCAATTGTTTACATGTTTCTTTAGATTACCTTATTTTTGGAAAAACTGCTTATCATGCCTATTATGTTCACGATGCCCGTAATACTTATGATACCTTTGATAGCAAAAAAGACATAGAGTTAAACGAATTGCTCAACAAGTGCTCGCCGAAAGAATTAGATTTAGTCAAAAAACTAATAAAAACTATCCTTCCTTATGTGGGCAAAAATTAA
- a CDS encoding aspartyl-phosphate phosphatase Spo0E family protein: MDGKDKIEIARNILNNAANMNMSKEILLKISQKIDKYIVEYFRKGGGQKGSSIRGVTFSKNLHKFIIYFAYFYLKIKPKK; the protein is encoded by the coding sequence GTGGACGGAAAAGATAAAATAGAAATAGCACGAAATATCCTCAATAATGCAGCAAATATGAACATGAGCAAAGAAATTCTCCTGAAAATAAGTCAAAAAATTGATAAGTATATTGTTGAGTATTTTCGCAAAGGCGGAGGCCAAAAGGGTTCCTCAATTAGAGGAGTTACTTTTTCAAAAAATCTTCACAAATTTATCATATATTTTGCATATTTCTATCTTAAAATAAAACCGAAAAAATAG
- a CDS encoding NEW3 domain-containing protein, with amino-acid sequence MTVFTPYPGVTAQPGGSVSFPLTISGPPGYVTLKVASLPAGWTGQIYGDGREIHEVFIPSDDSSRAELRVQIPQSQKNGDYDLTVEAVGAKSRATLSINIKVKAGASGGDKLDVQYPSLSGPDTASYSFRATLSNNSGHGRFYSLGASAPEGWQVFFKPAYQENQITSLSLDAGKTQDLDVTVQPPKGVKAGKYSITVAAVSGSEAVKTNLEVVITGTYRLNLTTPSGRLNADVTAGRKGAVTLQLENDGSADLQNISFSAQTPQNWAVTFEPSSIDRLASGEKRQVTAFINSSGKAIAGDYVVSITASTRETTADADIRVTVHTSTLWGVVGAIIVIGVILWVMWTFKKYGRR; translated from the coding sequence TTGACGGTATTTACCCCTTATCCGGGAGTGACCGCACAGCCGGGAGGCAGCGTTTCCTTTCCTCTGACAATAAGCGGACCGCCCGGATATGTTACCCTCAAGGTGGCGTCCCTGCCTGCAGGATGGACTGGTCAGATTTATGGAGACGGCAGGGAAATCCATGAAGTTTTCATACCTTCCGATGACAGCAGCCGGGCGGAGCTCAGGGTGCAGATACCTCAGAGCCAAAAAAACGGGGATTATGACCTGACGGTGGAAGCCGTCGGAGCAAAGAGCCGGGCAACATTATCGATAAATATAAAGGTTAAGGCCGGCGCCAGCGGCGGCGATAAACTTGACGTGCAGTATCCTTCGCTCAGCGGTCCCGATACGGCGAGCTACAGTTTTCGCGCGACTCTGTCGAATAATAGCGGACATGGGCGCTTTTACAGTCTGGGAGCCAGCGCTCCCGAGGGATGGCAGGTTTTTTTCAAACCGGCCTATCAGGAAAACCAGATAACAAGCCTGAGTCTTGATGCGGGCAAAACTCAGGATCTTGATGTGACGGTTCAGCCGCCCAAGGGTGTAAAAGCGGGGAAATACAGCATAACGGTGGCTGCTGTTTCCGGCAGTGAGGCCGTCAAGACAAACCTGGAGGTGGTTATAACCGGAACTTACAGGTTGAATCTTACAACCCCCTCCGGGCGTTTAAATGCAGATGTTACCGCGGGACGCAAAGGGGCGGTGACATTGCAGCTGGAAAACGACGGCAGCGCCGACCTCCAGAATATCAGCTTTTCGGCACAAACTCCCCAGAACTGGGCGGTAACTTTTGAACCTTCCAGCATAGACCGCCTGGCCAGCGGGGAAAAAAGGCAGGTAACGGCCTTTATTAACTCTTCCGGCAAGGCTATCGCCGGCGATTATGTGGTAAGCATTACTGCCTCCACTAGAGAAACCACGGCCGATGCGGATATTCGGGTGACTGTGCATACATCGACCCTCTGGGGCGTTGTGGGTGCGATTATAGTTATAGGTGTAATACTCTGGGTAATGTGGACATTTAAAAAGTATGGGCGGCGATAG